A single region of the Bacteroidota bacterium genome encodes:
- a CDS encoding 2-C-methyl-D-erythritol 4-phosphate cytidylyltransferase, protein MKKIAAIVAGGSGIRMQSKIPKQFLLLCGKPVLMHTISRFFQYDNKIEILVVLPENQFERWNSLCSEFNFDIKHKLISGGTERFFSVKNALSNIEINGLVAVHDGVRPLVNVKTIKNCFDSAEKMNSGIPVVDIKESIRFVDGDRNFSVNRENYKTVQTPQVFNLKLLKEAYLQKYESSFTDDARVFEAAGNSICLVQGNIENIKITDSFDLETAEKIMNFLSYQ, encoded by the coding sequence ATGAAAAAAATTGCTGCGATTGTTGCAGGTGGTAGCGGAATTAGAATGCAGAGTAAAATTCCGAAACAATTTTTACTACTATGCGGGAAACCTGTTTTAATGCACACAATTTCAAGATTTTTTCAGTACGATAATAAAATTGAAATTCTTGTTGTTTTACCTGAAAATCAATTTGAAAGATGGAATAGTTTATGTTCGGAATTTAATTTTGACATAAAACATAAGCTCATTTCTGGCGGAACAGAAAGGTTTTTTTCGGTAAAAAATGCTCTTTCAAATATTGAAATTAATGGCCTTGTTGCTGTACACGATGGAGTTCGTCCACTTGTTAATGTCAAAACTATTAAAAATTGTTTCGATTCGGCAGAAAAAATGAATAGCGGGATTCCAGTAGTTGACATCAAAGAATCTATCAGATTTGTTGATGGAGATAGAAATTTTTCGGTAAATAGAGAAAATTACAAGACGGTTCAAACTCCTCAAGTATTTAATCTCAAATTACTGAAAGAAGCATATTTACAAAAATATGAAAGCAGTTTTACGGACGATGCCCGTGTTTTTGAAGCTGCCGGAAATTCAATTTGTTTAGTTCAGGGAAATATTGAGAATATAAAAATAACAGATAGTTTTGATTTAGAAACTGCTGAAAAAATTATGAATTTTTTGTCATATCAATAA